ATGATCCTGCCGGCCTTTGGTGCCGTCAGCTCGATCATTCCGGCGTTCTCGCGCAAACCGTTGTTCGGCTACACCTCCATGGTCTACGCCACGGCGAGCATTGCGTTCCTGTCGTTTCTGGTCTGGGCGCACCACATGTTTGTAGTGGGCATTCCATTGGTGGGCGAGCTGTTTTTCATGTACGCCACCATGCTCATCGCCGTGCCGACCGGGGTGAAAGTATTCAATTGGGTCAGCACCATGTGGCAAGGCTCGCTGACGTTCGAGACGCCGATGCTGTTTGCCGTGGCGTTCGTGATTCTGTTCAGCATCGGTGGGTTCTCCGGCTTGATGCTGGCTATCGCGCCTGCGGATTTCCAGTATCAGGACACTTACTTCGTCGTCGCCCACTTCCACTACGTGCTGGTGCCTGGCGCTATTTTCGGGATTTTCGCTTCGGCCTATTACTGGCTGCCGAAGTGGACCGGCCACATGTACGACGAAACCCTGGGCAAGCTGCACTTCTGGCTGTCTTTCATCGGTATGAACATGGCGTTCTTCCCGATGCACTTCGTGGGTCTGGCGGGCATGCCGCGCCGGGTGCCGGACTACAACCTGCAATTTGCCGACTTCAATATGGTGTCGTCCATCGGCGCGTTCACCTTTGGCGCAACGCAGATTTTTTTCCTGTTCATCGTGATCAAGACCATTCGCGGCGGCGAACCAGCACCCGCCAAGCCTTGGGATGGAGCTGAAGGCCTGGAGTGGAGCATCCCGTCGCCTGCGCCGTATCACACCTTCACCACGCCGCCGGAGGTGAAATGAACACGCTTGCCGAAGCCTGCTCCAGATGACCAACCCAAGCCCGAACAAACGCCTCGTCACCCGCCTGCTGCTGATCGTAGTGGTGATGTTTGCCTTCGGCTTCGCACTGGTGCCGCTGTACACCGTGATGTGCAAGGCGTTCGGCATCAATGGCAAGACCGGCGATGCATATGAAGGCTCGCAGGTCATCGATCAAAGCCGCCGGGTGCGGGTGCAGTTTCTGTCGACCAATGCGGTGGACATGGTCTGGGGTTTTTATCCCAAGGCCGAGCAGCTGGAGGTTTATCCCGGCGCCGTCAACGAGATGCTGTTCATTGCCCAGAACCCCACCGACAAGCCCATGACCGCCCAGGCAGTGCCGAGTATTTCACCGGGCACTGCAGCGGTTTATTTCCACAAGACCGAATGTTTTTGCTTCACCCAGCAAGTGCTGCAACCGGGCCAGCGTATCGAAATGCCGGTGCGTTTCATTGTGGATCGCGACCTGCCCAAGGACGTGAAACACCTGACGCTGGCCTACACGCTGTTCGACATTACCGCTCGCCAACCCCCTGCTGCGCGTGTCGCGAACAATGGCGGTTAGCAAGGAGAAGCATATGGCAGTGCATGAGCATTACTACGTTCCGGCGCAGAGCAAATGGCCGATCATCGCAACCGTCGGGTTGCTGGTGACCATGTATGGCCTGGGCACCTGGTTCAACGACATGAAGGCCGCGCGCCCGGAATCCCATGGGCCGCTGATCTTCTTCGTCGGCGGATTGCTGATCGCCTACATGATGTTTGGCTGGTTCGGAACGGTCATCAAGGAAAGCCGCTCGGGCCTGTACAGCGCGCAGATGGACCGCTCGTTTCGCTGGGGCATGAGCTGGTTCATATTTTCCGAGGTGATGTTCTTTGTCGCCTTTTTCGGCGCGCTGTTCTACATCCGCTATTGGTCCGGTCCGTGGCTGGGCGGCGAAGGCTCCAAGGCCATCGCGCACATGCTCTGGCCGAATTTCGAATACACCTGGCCGATGCTCAACACGCCGGACCCGAAACTGTATCCGGCGCCCAAGGGCATTATCGACCCGTGGCACTTGCCGCTGATCAATACGATCCTGCTGGTCAGCTCCAGCGTGACCATCACCATCGCCCACCACGCGT
This genomic window from Pseudomonas sp. G.S.17 contains:
- the ctaD gene encoding cytochrome c oxidase subunit I, which gives rise to MSAVIDDHGLAGHDQAHGPAKGLMRWVLTTNHKDIGTLYLWFSFTMFLLGGSFAMVIRAELFQPGLQIVEPAFFNQMTTMHGLIMVFGAVMPAFVGLANWMIPLMIGAPDMALPRMNNFSFWLLPAAFTLLVSTLFTAGGGPNFGWTFYAPLSTTYAPESVTFFIFAIHMMGISSIMGAINVVATILNLRAPGMTLMKMPLFVWTWLITAFLLIAVMPVLAGCVTMMLMDIHFGTSFFSAAGGGDPVLFQHVFWFFGHPEVYIMILPAFGAVSSIIPAFSRKPLFGYTSMVYATASIAFLSFLVWAHHMFVVGIPLVGELFFMYATMLIAVPTGVKVFNWVSTMWQGSLTFETPMLFAVAFVILFSIGGFSGLMLAIAPADFQYQDTYFVVAHFHYVLVPGAIFGIFASAYYWLPKWTGHMYDETLGKLHFWLSFIGMNMAFFPMHFVGLAGMPRRVPDYNLQFADFNMVSSIGAFTFGATQIFFLFIVIKTIRGGEPAPAKPWDGAEGLEWSIPSPAPYHTFTTPPEVK
- a CDS encoding cytochrome c oxidase assembly protein, with translation MTNPSPNKRLVTRLLLIVVVMFAFGFALVPLYTVMCKAFGINGKTGDAYEGSQVIDQSRRVRVQFLSTNAVDMVWGFYPKAEQLEVYPGAVNEMLFIAQNPTDKPMTAQAVPSISPGTAAVYFHKTECFCFTQQVLQPGQRIEMPVRFIVDRDLPKDVKHLTLAYTLFDITARQPPAARVANNGG
- a CDS encoding cytochrome c oxidase subunit 3; amino-acid sequence: MAVHEHYYVPAQSKWPIIATVGLLVTMYGLGTWFNDMKAARPESHGPLIFFVGGLLIAYMMFGWFGTVIKESRSGLYSAQMDRSFRWGMSWFIFSEVMFFVAFFGALFYIRYWSGPWLGGEGSKAIAHMLWPNFEYTWPMLNTPDPKLYPAPKGIIDPWHLPLINTILLVSSSVTITIAHHALKKGHRGALKIWLAITVLLGLSFLTLQAEEYVHAYKELGLTLGSGIYGATFFMLTGFHGAHVTIGTIILFVMLMRVLRGHFDAEHQFGFEAASWYWHFVDVVWIGLFVFVYVL